Proteins encoded by one window of Drosophila melanogaster chromosome X:
- the DIP-alpha gene encoding Dpr-interacting protein alpha, isoform A: MPVSAKRLLRNFQFTSCDRNGKMLIHLLLIVSLLEAIGAFQPEFVESISNVSVAVGRDATFTCHVRHLGGYRVGWLKADTKAIQAIHENVITHNPRVTVSHLDQNTWNLHIKAVSEEDRGGYMCQLNTDPMKSQIGFLDVVIPPDFISEDTSSDVIVPEGSSVRLTCRARGYPEPIVTWRREDGNEIVLKDNVGTKTLAPSFRGEVLKLSKISRNEMGSYLCIASNGVPPSVSKRISLSIHFHPVIQVPNQLVGAPLGTDVQIECHVEASPKSINYWIKDTGEMIVTSGKYHVQESSQSMYETKMSMIVRKFQKDDVGSYRCIAKNSLGEVDSSIRLYEIPGPNRNKNPLNGGGKGGGAGGSLDADANDILKQKQQVKVTYQPEDEELQYGSVEDFEAEGGEGGGLTPLSPHVYYTSGNKPATHKPGNSGGNQHLHQQHHHHHHHNNNNNNQQHSGGPGGGPTGGDAGSLGGEMGGITRKPPPYYGGNTEVRGPIDNNEMSSGSGDSRLCRGHHLPILLLPFARLILVRSWHCRHTFLMGLSQACLPGLLLSLL, translated from the exons ATGCCAGTCTCGGCGAAACGCTTACTTCGGAATTTTCAGTTCACCAGCTGCGATCGGAATGGCAAAATGTTGATTCACCTGCTGCTCATCGTTTCGCTTCTGGAAG CAATTGGCGCCTTTCAGCCGGAGTTCGTGGAGAGCATTTCCAACGTGTCCGTGGCCGTCGGACGCGATGCAACCTTCACGTGTCACGTCCGACACTTGGGCGGCTATCGG GTGGGCTGGCTCAAGGCCGACACCAAGGCCATTCAAGCCATCCACGAGAACGTAATCACGCACAATCCTCGCGTCACGGTCAGTCACTTGGACCAGAACACGtggaatttgcatataaagGCGGTTTCCGAGGAGGATCGCGGCGGTTATATGTGCCAACTGAACACGGATCCGATGAAGAGTCAG ATTGGCTTCCTGGACGTCGTGATTCCGCCGGACTTCATCAGCGAGGACACCTCATCCGATGTGATTGTGCCGGAGGGCAGTTCCGTGCGATTGACATGTCG GGCTCGCGGTTATCCGGAACCGATTGTCACCTGGCGCCGCGAAGATGGCAACGAAATTGTCCTGAAGGACAATGTGGGCACTAAGACCCTAG CGCCCTCTTTTCGCGGCGAGGTGCTAAAGCTATCAAAGATCTCGAGGAACGAGATGGGCTCCTATCTGTGCATCGCCTCCAACGGAGTACCGCCATCGGTCTCAAAGCGCATCTCCCTCAGCATACACT TTCATCCGGTCATCCAAGTGCCGAATCAATTAGTCGGCGCACCACTTGGCACTGATGTCCAAATCGAGTGTCACGTCGAAGCCTCGCCCAAATCAATTAACTACTGGATTAAGGACACGG GTGAGATGATTGTGACATCGGGCAAGTATCATGTGCAGGAGAGCTCGCAGTCCATGTACGAGACCAAAATGTCAATGATAGTCAGGAAGTTTCAAAAGGATGATGTCGGATCCTATCGCTGCATTGCCAAAAACTCACTCGGCGAAGTCGACAGCAGTATCCGTTTATACG AAATCCCCGGACCGAATCGTAATAAAAATCCGCTGAACGGCGGCGGAAAAGGAGGTGGAGCGGGCGGAAGCCTGGATGCGGATGCCAATGACATTTTGAAGCAGAAACAACAAGTCAAAGTCACTTATCAGCCGGAGGACGAGGAGCTGCAGTACGGATCCGTCGAGGATTTCGAGGCGGAAGGCGGCGAGGGCGGGGGCCTGACGCCGTTATCGCCGCACGTTTACTACACCAGCGGCAATAAACCGGCCACACATAAGCCGGGCAACTCCGGCGGCAATCAGCATCTacatcagcagcaccaccatcatcaccaccacaacaacaacaacaacaaccagcaACACAGTGGTGGGCCAGGTGGTGGCCCAACTGGCGGTGATGCGGGTTCACTTGGTGGCGAAATGGGAGGCATCACCCGCAAGCCACCGCCATATTATGGTGGCAATACGGAAGTGCGAGGCCCCATTGACAACAACGAAATGAGCTCAGGCTCCGGAGACTCGCGATTGTGTCGAGGTCACCACTTACCCATTCTTCTCCTTCCATTCGCGCGGCTCATCCTGGTCAGGAGTTGGCACTGCCGACATACGTTCTTAATGGGCTTGTCGCAGGCTTGCCTGCCCGGACTTTTGCTCAGCCTCTTATAA
- the DIP-alpha gene encoding Dpr-interacting protein alpha, isoform B — protein sequence MCQLNTDPMKSQIGFLDVVIPPDFISEDTSSDVIVPEGSSVRLTCRARGYPEPIVTWRREDGNEIVLKDNVGTKTLAPSFRGEVLKLSKISRNEMGSYLCIASNGVPPSVSKRISLSIHFHPVIQVPNQLVGAPLGTDVQIECHVEASPKSINYWIKDTGEMIVTSGKYHVQESSQSMYETKMSMIVRKFQKDDVGSYRCIAKNSLGEVDSSIRLYEIPGPNRNKNPLNGGGKGGGAGGSLDADANDILKQKQQVKVTYQPEDEELQYGSVEDFEAEGGEGGGLTPLSPHVYYTSGNKPATHKPGNSGGNQHLHQQHHHHHHHNNNNNNQQHSGGPGGGPTGGDAGSLGGEMGGITRKPPPYYGGNTEVRGPIDNNEMSSGSGDSRLCRGHHLPILLLPFARLILVRSWHCRHTFLMGLSQACLPGLLLSLL from the exons ATGTGCCAACTGAACACGGATCCGATGAAGAGTCAG ATTGGCTTCCTGGACGTCGTGATTCCGCCGGACTTCATCAGCGAGGACACCTCATCCGATGTGATTGTGCCGGAGGGCAGTTCCGTGCGATTGACATGTCG GGCTCGCGGTTATCCGGAACCGATTGTCACCTGGCGCCGCGAAGATGGCAACGAAATTGTCCTGAAGGACAATGTGGGCACTAAGACCCTAG CGCCCTCTTTTCGCGGCGAGGTGCTAAAGCTATCAAAGATCTCGAGGAACGAGATGGGCTCCTATCTGTGCATCGCCTCCAACGGAGTACCGCCATCGGTCTCAAAGCGCATCTCCCTCAGCATACACT TTCATCCGGTCATCCAAGTGCCGAATCAATTAGTCGGCGCACCACTTGGCACTGATGTCCAAATCGAGTGTCACGTCGAAGCCTCGCCCAAATCAATTAACTACTGGATTAAGGACACGG GTGAGATGATTGTGACATCGGGCAAGTATCATGTGCAGGAGAGCTCGCAGTCCATGTACGAGACCAAAATGTCAATGATAGTCAGGAAGTTTCAAAAGGATGATGTCGGATCCTATCGCTGCATTGCCAAAAACTCACTCGGCGAAGTCGACAGCAGTATCCGTTTATACG AAATCCCCGGACCGAATCGTAATAAAAATCCGCTGAACGGCGGCGGAAAAGGAGGTGGAGCGGGCGGAAGCCTGGATGCGGATGCCAATGACATTTTGAAGCAGAAACAACAAGTCAAAGTCACTTATCAGCCGGAGGACGAGGAGCTGCAGTACGGATCCGTCGAGGATTTCGAGGCGGAAGGCGGCGAGGGCGGGGGCCTGACGCCGTTATCGCCGCACGTTTACTACACCAGCGGCAATAAACCGGCCACACATAAGCCGGGCAACTCCGGCGGCAATCAGCATCTacatcagcagcaccaccatcatcaccaccacaacaacaacaacaacaaccagcaACACAGTGGTGGGCCAGGTGGTGGCCCAACTGGCGGTGATGCGGGTTCACTTGGTGGCGAAATGGGAGGCATCACCCGCAAGCCACCGCCATATTATGGTGGCAATACGGAAGTGCGAGGCCCCATTGACAACAACGAAATGAGCTCAGGCTCCGGAGACTCGCGATTGTGTCGAGGTCACCACTTACCCATTCTTCTCCTTCCATTCGCGCGGCTCATCCTGGTCAGGAGTTGGCACTGCCGACATACGTTCTTAATGGGCTTGTCGCAGGCTTGCCTGCCCGGACTTTTGCTCAGCCTCTTATAA
- the CG13021 gene encoding uncharacterized protein, isoform A — protein MSDYSKFLSNLTDQLALLPKVAPKGLGRLGSLENLGNNLGNLRPAHKALMCVGVATVACVVLGFTVKSLKGHSRKDKQRIINVRIGNPIKRELEGADKDEGSFGKEEELN, from the coding sequence ATGTCGGACTACTCAAAGTTTCTGTCCAACTTGACGGATCAGCTGGCACTTCTGCCTAAAGTTGCGCCCAAAGGATTGGGACGATTGGGCAGCCTGGAGAACTTGGGCAATAATCTGGGCAATCTGCGCCCCGCCCACAAGGCTCTGATgtgcgtgggcgtggccactGTGGCTTGCGTTGTCCTCGGCTTCACTGTTAAGTCATTAAAGGGACATAGCCGCAAGGACAAGCAAAGGATCATCAATGTACGAATCGGTAATCCGATCAAGCGGGAACTCGAGGGGGCTGATAAGGACGAAGGATCCTTTGGGAAGGAAGAAGAACTCAATTGA